One part of the Chryseobacterium mulctrae genome encodes these proteins:
- a CDS encoding glycoside hydrolase family 30 protein translates to MLNKNSYSFFLKSTALLFSGVVLLPLSSCKSIANTDKKVEIWMTKGDESVKLQQQNALTFVNTSNNFQNIEIDDTQKFQYIDGFGYTLTGGSVEVINRLSPSKRKALLNELFGNDKNSISISYLRLSIGASDLDGEVFSYDDLSEGQTDPSLSKFSLARDKDLISMLKEILAINPKIKIIAAPWSPPVWMKDNGKSIGGSLKTEYYDVYAKYFVKYIQGMQKEGITIDAITPQNEPLHPGNNPSLLMVSDQQRDFIKQSLGPIFKSNNIKTKIVVYDHNCNKPEYAINILNDAEANQYIDGSAFHLYEGDISALSTVHEAHPNKNLYFTEQWTGAKGTFNEDLNWHTRNVVIGSMRNWSKIALEWNLANDTQYKPHTPGGCTECKGAITVSDSENFTRNVAYYIIAHASKFVPANSQRIASTQTENLATIAFKTPEGKTVLIVQNNNKSDESFNIKYNQKTAPVTISGSSVATYIF, encoded by the coding sequence ATGTTAAACAAAAATTCATATAGTTTCTTTTTAAAAAGTACTGCACTGCTATTTAGTGGTGTGGTACTTTTGCCTTTATCTTCGTGTAAATCTATAGCAAATACAGATAAGAAAGTCGAAATCTGGATGACAAAAGGCGATGAAAGCGTAAAATTACAGCAACAAAATGCATTAACTTTTGTAAATACTTCTAATAATTTTCAGAATATTGAAATTGACGACACTCAGAAGTTTCAATATATTGATGGTTTTGGGTATACATTAACCGGCGGAAGTGTTGAAGTAATCAATCGTCTTTCTCCTTCAAAAAGAAAAGCGCTTTTAAACGAACTTTTCGGAAATGATAAAAACTCAATTTCAATAAGTTATTTAAGATTGAGCATTGGTGCATCCGATTTGGATGGCGAAGTTTTTTCTTATGATGATTTATCGGAAGGGCAAACCGATCCTTCTCTTTCTAAATTCAGTTTGGCAAGAGACAAAGATTTGATTTCGATGTTAAAAGAAATTTTAGCAATCAATCCTAAAATAAAAATCATTGCAGCACCTTGGTCGCCACCGGTTTGGATGAAAGATAACGGTAAATCGATTGGTGGAAGCTTAAAAACTGAATATTATGATGTTTACGCAAAATATTTTGTGAAATATATTCAAGGAATGCAAAAAGAGGGAATTACAATTGATGCAATCACTCCTCAAAACGAACCATTACACCCAGGAAACAATCCCAGTTTACTGATGGTTTCCGATCAGCAGAGAGATTTCATTAAGCAAAGTTTAGGTCCGATCTTTAAATCAAATAATATTAAGACTAAAATCGTTGTTTATGATCATAATTGTAATAAACCAGAGTACGCTATCAATATTTTAAATGATGCTGAAGCCAATCAATATATCGACGGTTCTGCTTTCCATTTGTATGAAGGAGATATTTCAGCTTTGAGTACGGTTCACGAGGCTCATCCCAATAAGAACCTTTATTTTACAGAACAATGGACAGGTGCAAAAGGGACTTTCAATGAAGACCTAAACTGGCACACCAGAAATGTTGTCATCGGCTCGATGAGAAACTGGAGTAAAATTGCTTTAGAATGGAATCTTGCGAATGATACTCAATATAAACCTCATACACCGGGAGGATGTACAGAATGTAAAGGAGCGATTACTGTTTCAGACAGTGAAAACTTCACAAGAAATGTTGCCTATTATATTATTGCTCATGCTTCAAAGTTTGTTCCGGCAAATTCTCAGAGAATAGCTTCTACACAAACAGAAAACTTAGCTACAATTGCTTTCAAAACTCCCGAAGGTAAAACGGTTTTGATAGTTCAGAACAACAATAAATCGGATGAAAGTTTCAATATAAAATATAATCAGAAAACAGCGCCGGTTACAATCAGCGGAAGTTCTGTAGCAACTTATATTTTTTAA
- a CDS encoding NUDIX hydrolase — translation MKTDHNKNIETLKELIDSKDLIPNVSVDCTIFGFHDNILKVLLLKYHDLNLYSLPGGFVFIDEDLREAADRVLYERTHLKGLFLEQFHTFGRLNRTENNVHKTLINNKGLDVPKDHWILQRFITVGYCSLIDFTMANTFPDAFNESCAWFEVNKLPQMAFDHDRVIAEGLEYLRKNIDTQVAASNLLPEKFTMKDLQSLYETILGEKFRRNNFQRKILSTNSLERMEKLFDGSANKAPYLYKFIKK, via the coding sequence ATGAAAACTGATCACAATAAAAACATAGAGACATTAAAGGAACTTATTGATAGTAAAGATCTTATCCCCAATGTATCCGTCGATTGTACTATTTTTGGGTTTCATGATAACATCCTGAAAGTTCTGTTATTAAAATACCACGACCTTAATTTGTATTCTCTTCCCGGTGGTTTTGTTTTTATTGATGAAGATCTAAGAGAAGCAGCTGATCGTGTTTTATATGAAAGAACGCATCTTAAAGGTTTATTTTTGGAGCAGTTTCATACTTTTGGGAGACTCAACAGAACCGAAAATAACGTCCACAAAACATTAATTAATAATAAAGGTTTAGATGTACCTAAAGATCACTGGATTTTACAAAGATTTATCACGGTTGGTTATTGCAGCTTAATAGATTTTACGATGGCAAACACTTTTCCTGATGCTTTTAACGAATCTTGTGCATGGTTTGAGGTAAATAAACTTCCGCAAATGGCATTTGATCACGACAGAGTAATTGCTGAAGGATTAGAATATCTACGAAAAAACATCGATACTCAGGTTGCAGCAAGCAATTTACTGCCCGAAAAATTTACGATGAAAGACTTGCAGTCGTTGTATGAAACTATTTTGGGTGAAAAATTCAGACGAAATAATTTTCAGCGTAAAATATTAAGTACTAATTCTTTGGAAAGAATGGAGAAATTATTCGACGGTTCAGCAAATAAAGCGCCTTATCTCTATAAATTCATCAAAAAATAG
- a CDS encoding acyl-CoA dehydrogenase family protein translates to MSYYPLTSIPDYYGIDALLTEEHKLIRQSIRDWVESFVMPNIDQAAQNHTDLPNLMRELGKIGALGPYIPEEYGGSGLDQISYGLIMQELERGDSAVRSAASVQSSLVMFPINEFGSEEQKRKYLPKLASGEMIGSFGLTEPNHGSDPSSMETYFKDMGDHYLLNGAKMWITNSPLCDIAVIWAKNEEGKVQGLIVERGMEGFTTPETHNKWSLRASKTGELVFNDVKVPKENLLPNVTGLKGPLSCLNSARYGISWGVIGAAIDCYCTAVQYSKERKQFGKPIGSYQLQQKKLAEFLTEITKAQLLCLQLGNLKNDHKASPAQISMAKRNNVKMAIDIARESRQILGGMGIMGEFPMMRHAANLESVITYEGTHDVHLLITGLDITGINAF, encoded by the coding sequence ATGTCATATTATCCTCTTACAAGCATTCCTGATTATTATGGAATTGATGCTTTACTTACCGAAGAACACAAGCTTATCCGTCAGTCTATAAGAGATTGGGTTGAAAGTTTTGTAATGCCGAATATTGATCAGGCAGCTCAAAATCACACTGATTTACCAAATTTAATGAGAGAATTGGGGAAAATCGGAGCTTTAGGACCTTACATTCCTGAAGAATACGGTGGTTCTGGTCTTGATCAGATTTCTTATGGTTTGATTATGCAGGAATTGGAAAGAGGAGATTCAGCAGTGCGTTCTGCGGCATCTGTACAAAGTTCTTTGGTAATGTTCCCGATCAATGAATTCGGTTCTGAAGAACAAAAAAGAAAATACTTACCAAAGCTAGCTTCCGGTGAAATGATCGGATCTTTCGGTCTTACTGAGCCTAATCACGGTTCAGACCCAAGTTCTATGGAAACTTATTTTAAAGATATGGGAGATCATTATCTTTTAAATGGTGCCAAAATGTGGATCACCAATTCTCCGCTATGCGATATCGCAGTAATTTGGGCTAAAAATGAAGAAGGAAAAGTACAGGGATTGATCGTTGAAAGAGGAATGGAAGGTTTTACCACTCCTGAAACTCATAATAAATGGAGCTTAAGAGCTTCTAAAACAGGCGAATTGGTATTTAACGACGTGAAAGTACCTAAAGAAAATTTACTTCCCAATGTTACAGGATTAAAAGGACCTTTATCTTGTTTAAATTCTGCGAGATACGGAATTTCTTGGGGCGTAATCGGAGCTGCAATCGACTGTTACTGTACTGCTGTTCAATATTCTAAAGAAAGAAAACAGTTTGGGAAACCAATTGGTTCTTACCAATTACAGCAGAAAAAATTAGCTGAATTTTTAACTGAAATTACGAAAGCTCAGTTGCTTTGCTTACAATTAGGAAATTTGAAAAACGATCACAAAGCGAGTCCGGCTCAGATTTCTATGGCAAAAAGAAATAATGTTAAAATGGCGATTGATATTGCAAGAGAATCACGTCAAATTCTTGGTGGAATGGGAATCATGGGTGAATTCCCGATGATGCGTCACGCTGCCAATCTAGAATCGGTAATTACTTACGAAGGAACACACGATGTTCATTTGCTGATTACAGGTCTTGACATTACAGGAATTAACGCTTTTTAG
- a CDS encoding MFS transporter codes for MTTKQPNISLPLKLTFLVFSMVLNCMGIVILQLSEQKITYDKLGFLESFKDLPIAIFSLFAVNFISRFGTKKSLVFALMLVGICSLFLPFVEVFWFFKLWFAIIGTCFAIGKICVYGIIRNNMTEEKSLAKTMNSVEASFMIGIFTVNTGFGWLISSQFGEYWKFGFMSISLISFFTVYLFTKVKIAEPQNKTTRIFPDLSGFGKTTFILFFAVSFFIIFIEQSFNSWLPAFYKDHLKVNSFFALQASSFLALFSYTGRAITSRIIQRFPLSKYFMMCVLMIIILLVIISGIQFYFSENAKILLFLFPIIGLFLAPLYPVINSKMIAKIDKDKINAFTSLIVSVSSISSSINSISISVLFKNQMLTYYSLYILGAVIMVSVLAYSYFKLSANKI; via the coding sequence ATGACCACTAAACAACCAAATATTTCACTTCCGCTGAAACTTACTTTCCTTGTTTTTTCAATGGTTTTAAATTGCATGGGGATTGTTATTTTACAGTTATCAGAGCAGAAAATCACGTATGATAAGCTTGGTTTTTTAGAGTCATTTAAAGATTTACCGATTGCGATATTTTCTCTTTTTGCAGTTAATTTTATCAGCAGGTTCGGAACAAAAAAATCATTGGTTTTTGCTTTAATGCTTGTCGGAATCTGTTCTTTATTCTTACCCTTTGTCGAAGTTTTTTGGTTTTTCAAATTATGGTTTGCCATTATCGGAACCTGTTTTGCGATAGGAAAAATTTGTGTTTACGGTATTATCCGAAATAATATGACCGAAGAAAAATCATTAGCCAAAACCATGAACAGCGTTGAAGCTTCTTTTATGATTGGTATCTTTACAGTCAATACAGGCTTCGGATGGTTAATTTCCAGCCAGTTTGGTGAATATTGGAAATTTGGCTTTATGTCTATTTCTCTGATTTCTTTTTTTACTGTTTATCTTTTTACGAAAGTTAAAATTGCCGAACCGCAAAATAAGACAACGAGAATTTTCCCTGATCTCTCAGGATTTGGAAAAACAACTTTTATACTTTTTTTTGCAGTAAGTTTTTTTATTATTTTTATCGAACAAAGTTTTAATTCCTGGCTTCCTGCATTTTACAAAGATCATTTAAAAGTTAATTCTTTCTTTGCACTTCAGGCATCTTCGTTTTTGGCGCTCTTTTCATATACAGGAAGAGCAATTACTTCAAGGATTATTCAGCGATTTCCTTTGTCAAAATATTTCATGATGTGTGTGTTGATGATTATCATTTTGTTGGTTATCATTTCAGGCATTCAGTTTTATTTTAGCGAAAATGCGAAGATTTTGTTATTCCTCTTTCCAATTATCGGTTTGTTTCTCGCACCACTCTATCCGGTAATTAACTCAAAAATGATTGCAAAAATTGATAAGGATAAAATCAATGCTTTTACTTCTTTAATAGTAAGTGTATCTTCAATAAGCAGCTCAATCAATTCAATTTCAATTTCGGTACTGTTTAAAAATCAAATGCTTACTTATTATTCTTTATATATTTTGGGAGCTGTAATTATGGTTTCCGTTTTAGCATATTCTTATTTTAAACTTAGTGCTAATAAAATTTAA
- a CDS encoding RagB/SusD family nutrient uptake outer membrane protein — MKFNKTIYYFLLGATLTVGTTSCSDYLDTEPLTDRAIPNTDTPYKTAAEAESLMTTIYTDLGNEYWQLDYFFNGDAQTEIAHAGSDNVQNFQIDEYRIIATNSNVNRDWNYLFTFINNCNKILNYVDNIPDPSLTSSRKAEMKAEAAIMRAMYNFHGVQLWGDFPLVTKAVIGVNDENFDEVYEQVYPTRKPINEVYALIISDLEGALANAPASSNKYRATRGLALSLLAKVYATKPNPDYAKVIDYTTQLMGQGYSLLPVYDQLFDGNHEANTESIFESNGNAGNLWAWGSSMFYGTDWKKFNTPSYDIVNTFNTEGDNVRKNSSVWFSPTTVSWSDNFWQSNNFPFMYKMRITSGHQNFYVMRYADLLLIRAEALVRQGNFTDAATLVNQVRARASSSLTPITIANTEDGINKILKERKLELAFEGHRWFDLKRTGKAISILSQQRDANGNLLPYVNNLNQNRLLWPIPQTQLDNNPNLTQNPGY; from the coding sequence ATGAAATTCAATAAAACAATATATTATTTTTTGCTTGGGGCAACTCTTACAGTAGGAACTACCTCTTGTAGTGATTATTTAGATACAGAGCCATTAACTGACAGAGCAATTCCCAATACAGATACTCCATACAAAACTGCTGCTGAAGCTGAAAGTTTGATGACGACGATTTACACCGATTTGGGTAATGAATATTGGCAGTTGGATTATTTCTTTAATGGTGATGCACAAACAGAAATTGCACATGCAGGAAGTGATAATGTTCAAAACTTCCAGATTGACGAGTATAGAATAATTGCGACAAATTCAAATGTCAACAGAGATTGGAACTACTTATTTACTTTTATTAATAACTGTAATAAAATTTTAAATTATGTAGATAATATTCCTGATCCCTCTCTTACGAGTTCTCGTAAAGCCGAAATGAAAGCTGAAGCAGCGATTATGAGAGCGATGTATAATTTTCATGGAGTTCAGCTTTGGGGAGATTTCCCTTTGGTTACCAAAGCTGTAATCGGTGTGAATGACGAAAATTTTGATGAGGTTTACGAACAGGTTTACCCAACAAGAAAGCCCATAAATGAAGTATACGCTTTAATTATCTCTGATTTAGAAGGAGCTTTAGCAAACGCACCTGCAAGTTCAAATAAATACAGAGCAACAAGAGGTTTAGCTTTATCTTTATTGGCAAAAGTTTATGCAACAAAACCCAATCCTGATTATGCAAAAGTCATTGATTATACAACTCAATTAATGGGACAAGGGTATTCATTACTTCCGGTTTATGATCAACTTTTTGATGGAAATCACGAAGCGAATACAGAATCTATTTTCGAATCAAACGGAAATGCAGGAAATCTTTGGGCATGGGGATCTTCAATGTTTTACGGCACAGATTGGAAAAAATTTAATACGCCTTCTTACGACATTGTAAATACTTTCAACACGGAAGGTGATAATGTAAGAAAAAATTCAAGTGTATGGTTTTCTCCGACTACGGTAAGTTGGTCAGATAATTTCTGGCAAAGCAATAATTTCCCTTTCATGTATAAAATGAGAATTACTTCAGGACATCAGAATTTTTATGTGATGAGGTATGCTGATTTATTACTAATCAGAGCTGAGGCATTAGTTCGTCAGGGAAATTTCACAGATGCCGCAACTTTGGTCAACCAAGTGAGAGCAAGAGCTAGCTCAAGTTTAACTCCTATCACAATTGCCAATACAGAGGACGGAATCAATAAAATTCTAAAAGAAAGAAAATTAGAATTAGCATTCGAAGGTCACCGTTGGTTTGATTTGAAGAGAACAGGAAAAGCAATTTCTATACTTTCACAGCAAAGAGATGCTAACGGAAATCTTTTACCTTATGTAAATAATTTAAATCAAAATAGACTATTGTGGCCAATTCCACAGACTCAATTGGATAATAACCCGAATTTAACTCAAAATCCTGGATATTAA
- a CDS encoding TonB-dependent receptor plug domain-containing protein, producing MNVKISRSLGIIAALYFTANFNAQTTSRDTVSKEQKIEEVVVIGYGSVKKSNLTSAVSTVKSETFDDRPIYNVGQALQGNAAGVNVIQSSGKPGAAIDVKIRGNNSISSSVNPLYVVDGIQTFDISGINPDDITDMTILKDATSAAIYGINGSSGVVIVTTKRGKANKPQLAFNAYWGMSKTVNNIDVLNLDQYKTLMAEINPSFLTTINNPRYEGINTNWRDEVFRTGFDQNYNVNYSFGNEKVRAYTALGYQGISCKI from the coding sequence ATGAATGTAAAAATATCAAGAAGCTTAGGGATTATTGCCGCACTTTATTTTACGGCAAATTTCAATGCACAGACTACGTCGCGCGATACTGTTTCAAAAGAGCAGAAGATCGAGGAAGTAGTAGTTATTGGTTATGGTTCAGTAAAAAAATCAAACCTTACGAGTGCGGTATCTACCGTAAAATCTGAAACATTTGACGACAGACCTATTTATAATGTAGGTCAGGCTTTGCAGGGGAATGCTGCAGGGGTAAATGTGATACAGTCTTCGGGTAAACCTGGAGCAGCAATTGATGTGAAGATTAGAGGAAATAATTCAATTTCATCAAGTGTAAATCCACTTTATGTAGTAGACGGAATTCAAACTTTTGACATCAGTGGAATTAATCCTGATGATATTACAGATATGACGATTCTGAAAGATGCTACTTCTGCAGCAATCTACGGAATCAACGGTTCTTCGGGAGTTGTAATTGTTACGACAAAGAGAGGAAAAGCCAATAAACCGCAATTGGCATTCAATGCATATTGGGGAATGTCTAAAACGGTAAACAATATTGATGTTTTAAATTTAGACCAATATAAAACGTTGATGGCGGAAATTAATCCATCTTTTCTTACGACAATTAACAATCCGAGATACGAAGGCATTAACACTAATTGGAGAGACGAAGTTTTTAGAACAGGTTTTGATCAAAACTATAACGTAAATTATTCTTTTGGAAACGAAAAAGTAAGAGCTTATACAGCATTAGGTTATCAGGGAATATCCTGCAAGATTTGA
- a CDS encoding TonB-dependent receptor — MNLDAKITNWLKLTGNFNYINTGLKNTNDNLGTSRGGVILSALNTPSFLPIYGNQLKVREKDASGNFIDGYKDGQFALNPFQSSWENPVAYQSRKNETQTQRFMSNLGFEVNLIKNLVWKPTVSFDLIESTNDQFTDGYQTSYGREKKGIGGKYLSTYQDLNIENTLTYTIKSGVHDLALLGGNQIHEKRNSWHNYWGDSFPEGTSMFYFNSAVNRHESLVKENLREMSFFGRALYTFDNKYTIMGVFRYNGSSALADGNKWGFFPGVSASWVVSNEDFLSDSKVISELKLRGGWGQTGNVSGIPPYSHYNLERQTELGNAGSWYTRQWDSSNLGWEVTNDTNIGVDFGFLSNKIKLSVDAYHRKTNDLIIPIPMGPAQVPFYRNVGNMENKGLEFALNTQNFKGENFNWNTNFNISFTKNKVLQLNWVPILDKANIETVGANLVRFTPGQAISSFYGYQVDHIDSQTGDIVYKDTNGNGYFDTGDRTFIGNPNPDFSFGFSNSFSYKNWYLDVLITGSYGGEIYNASRFDLEMMNDFKNQSTAVLDRWTTPGQITNTPRANSASSQYVSDRFVEDGSFLKLKSATLGYNFLSPFKGVSKINLYVTGQNLLTWTDYTGFDPEVNAFNTTNGVSGVDYGTYPQVRTFIFGLKANF; from the coding sequence ATGAATTTGGATGCAAAAATTACCAATTGGCTAAAGCTCACCGGTAATTTCAACTACATCAATACAGGTTTAAAAAATACAAACGATAATTTAGGTACTTCAAGAGGTGGGGTTATTTTAAGTGCTTTAAACACACCTTCTTTTCTGCCAATTTATGGTAATCAGTTAAAAGTAAGAGAGAAAGATGCTTCCGGAAATTTCATTGATGGTTATAAAGACGGTCAATTTGCTTTAAATCCTTTTCAATCTTCGTGGGAAAATCCAGTGGCATATCAATCCAGAAAAAATGAAACTCAGACGCAACGTTTTATGAGTAATTTAGGGTTTGAAGTTAATCTGATTAAAAATTTAGTTTGGAAACCAACGGTTTCATTTGATTTAATTGAAAGTACAAACGATCAATTCACAGATGGCTACCAAACAAGCTATGGAAGAGAGAAAAAAGGTATTGGAGGGAAATATCTATCAACTTATCAAGATTTGAATATTGAGAACACCTTAACATATACCATAAAATCAGGAGTTCATGATTTAGCTTTATTAGGAGGAAATCAGATTCACGAAAAGAGAAATTCTTGGCATAATTACTGGGGAGACAGTTTTCCGGAAGGAACATCCATGTTTTATTTTAATAGTGCTGTAAACAGACATGAAAGTCTCGTAAAAGAAAACTTACGTGAAATGTCTTTCTTTGGTAGAGCTTTATATACTTTTGATAACAAATATACCATTATGGGAGTTTTCAGATATAATGGAAGCTCTGCTTTGGCTGATGGAAATAAATGGGGATTCTTCCCGGGTGTTTCTGCATCGTGGGTGGTATCAAATGAAGATTTTCTCTCTGATAGTAAGGTAATATCTGAATTGAAATTAAGAGGAGGATGGGGACAGACCGGAAACGTTTCAGGAATTCCTCCATATTCGCACTATAATTTGGAAAGACAAACTGAATTAGGTAATGCAGGATCTTGGTACACTAGACAATGGGATAGTAGTAATTTGGGTTGGGAAGTTACAAACGACACGAATATAGGTGTTGATTTTGGCTTTTTAAGCAACAAAATTAAATTGAGTGTCGATGCATATCATAGAAAAACAAATGATCTTATAATTCCAATACCAATGGGTCCTGCACAAGTACCTTTTTATAGAAACGTTGGAAATATGGAAAATAAAGGGTTGGAATTTGCTTTGAATACTCAAAACTTTAAAGGCGAAAACTTTAATTGGAATACGAATTTCAATATTTCATTTACAAAAAATAAAGTGCTACAGCTAAACTGGGTTCCTATACTTGATAAAGCTAATATTGAAACTGTAGGAGCTAATTTGGTGAGATTTACTCCGGGACAAGCAATTAGTTCATTTTATGGTTATCAGGTAGATCATATTGATTCTCAAACGGGGGATATTGTCTATAAAGATACTAATGGAAACGGATATTTTGATACTGGTGACAGAACATTCATAGGAAATCCAAATCCTGATTTCTCTTTTGGTTTTAGCAATAGCTTTTCTTATAAAAACTGGTATTTAGATGTTTTAATAACTGGTTCTTATGGTGGTGAAATTTACAATGCATCAAGATTTGATTTGGAAATGATGAATGACTTTAAAAATCAATCTACTGCAGTTTTAGACCGTTGGACAACTCCGGGACAAATTACGAATACTCCAAGAGCAAATTCTGCAAGTTCACAGTATGTTTCAGACAGATTTGTTGAAGATGGTTCTTTCTTAAAACTTAAAAGCGCGACATTAGGTTACAATTTCTTGAGTCCATTCAAAGGAGTAAGTAAAATCAACTTATATGTAACTGGTCAAAATCTTTTGACTTGGACAGATTATACAGGCTTCGATCCAGAAGTGAATGCTTTCAATACGACAAACGGTGTATCTGGTGTTGATTATGGAACTTATCCTCAGGTAAGAACATTTATTTTCGGTCTTAAAGCTAACTTTTAA